The following are encoded together in the Argopecten irradians isolate NY chromosome 5, Ai_NY, whole genome shotgun sequence genome:
- the LOC138323206 gene encoding melatonin receptor type 1B-B-like isoform X2, which yields MPISNLMQVGGNNSMINETNSSDPHSSLENVCNRTELRPVAIYLPPLLETNLSLALLYIVLMSILMVLGTFGNFLIILISTINNTFNKAGKAFMVNLAIADLCVAGVADPMCILGVVKGATFFDDKLEFCHFIASMCLTACFCAFLSLTMLTINRCFYVCHNTFYQKFYSRITVGLLCITCWIIAFLFEFPNFVGWGDHTFDKKNHQCIWDRTASLSYSLFVSVCLIGGPLVVMAICNIRIVLEIWQKKKSIYELDSDGHYSSLKVWNETVRTSKTLFVIFTLFMMCWTPYAVVIAIDIGDKLSMETHLFVTMVAHTHSSLNFTIYFISNPRFRRSVLGLLRCRCIRVVKGPVSQSSESAERKTLGMVVNSISL from the exons ATGCCGATATCAAATTTAATGCAGGTTGGTGGGAACAACAGCATGATCAATGAGACGAATTCTTCGGACCCACATTCAAGTCTTGAAAATGTTTGTAACAGAACAGAACTGAGGCCTGTTGCGATTTACCTCCCACCTCTATTGGAAACCAACCTCTCCCTGGCGCTTCTATACATCGTCCTCATGTCGATATTGATGGTATTGGGCACATTTGGCAACTTTCTGATTATCCTGATTAGTACCATCAACAATACCTTTAACAAGGCCGGCAAAGCTTTCATGGTGAATTTAGCTATAGCGGACCTATGTGTAGCTGGGGTAGCTGATCCAATGTGTATTCTTG GAGTAGTAAAAGGGGCCACCTTCTTTGACGATAAGCTGGAGTTTTGCCACTTTATTGCCAGTATGTGCCTTACCGCATGTTTCTGTGCCTTTCTCAGCCTTACCATGTTGACCATCAACAGATGCTTCTACGTCTGTCACAACACATTTTATCAGAAATTCTACTCTCGCATCACCGTTGGTCTCTTGTGCATAACATGCTGGATTATCGCTTTTCTTTTTGAGTTTCCTAATTTCGTCGGCTGGGGAGACCACACCTTTGATAAGAAGAACCACCAGTGTATTTGGGACAGAACTGCATCTTTATCCTACTCCCTTTTTGTATCCGTCTGTCTGATTGGTGGACCATTGGTTGTCATGGCGATCTGCAACATCAGAATTGTTTTGGAGATATGGCAGAAGAAAAAGAGCATTTACGAGCTGGACAGCGACGGTCACTATTCATCATTGAAGGTCTGGAACGAGACAGTACGCACATCTAAAACTCTCTTCGTCATCTTCACGTTGTTTATGATGTGCTGGACACCGTACGCCGTTGTCATTGCCATTGATATCGGAGACAAACTTTCGATGGAGACTCATCTCTTTGTCACAATGGTTGCACACACGCATTCCAGTCTGAACTTCACCATCTATTTCATCAGCAATCCAAGGTTCCGGCGGTCTGTGTTGGGACTTCTGCGCTGTAGATGTATCCGGGTAGTAAAAGGTCCAGTGTCCCAATCCTCTGAATCCGCGGAAAGAAAAACCCTTGGTATGGTTGTTAACTCCATTTCCCTGTAG
- the LOC138323206 gene encoding melatonin receptor type 1B-B-like isoform X1: protein MDPQCRFNVGGNNSMINETNSSDPHSSLENVCNRTELRPVAIYLPPLLETNLSLALLYIVLMSILMVLGTFGNFLIILISTINNTFNKAGKAFMVNLAIADLCVAGVADPMCILGVVKGATFFDDKLEFCHFIASMCLTACFCAFLSLTMLTINRCFYVCHNTFYQKFYSRITVGLLCITCWIIAFLFEFPNFVGWGDHTFDKKNHQCIWDRTASLSYSLFVSVCLIGGPLVVMAICNIRIVLEIWQKKKSIYELDSDGHYSSLKVWNETVRTSKTLFVIFTLFMMCWTPYAVVIAIDIGDKLSMETHLFVTMVAHTHSSLNFTIYFISNPRFRRSVLGLLRCRCIRVVKGPVSQSSESAERKTLGMVVNSISL from the exons GTTGGTGGGAACAACAGCATGATCAATGAGACGAATTCTTCGGACCCACATTCAAGTCTTGAAAATGTTTGTAACAGAACAGAACTGAGGCCTGTTGCGATTTACCTCCCACCTCTATTGGAAACCAACCTCTCCCTGGCGCTTCTATACATCGTCCTCATGTCGATATTGATGGTATTGGGCACATTTGGCAACTTTCTGATTATCCTGATTAGTACCATCAACAATACCTTTAACAAGGCCGGCAAAGCTTTCATGGTGAATTTAGCTATAGCGGACCTATGTGTAGCTGGGGTAGCTGATCCAATGTGTATTCTTG GAGTAGTAAAAGGGGCCACCTTCTTTGACGATAAGCTGGAGTTTTGCCACTTTATTGCCAGTATGTGCCTTACCGCATGTTTCTGTGCCTTTCTCAGCCTTACCATGTTGACCATCAACAGATGCTTCTACGTCTGTCACAACACATTTTATCAGAAATTCTACTCTCGCATCACCGTTGGTCTCTTGTGCATAACATGCTGGATTATCGCTTTTCTTTTTGAGTTTCCTAATTTCGTCGGCTGGGGAGACCACACCTTTGATAAGAAGAACCACCAGTGTATTTGGGACAGAACTGCATCTTTATCCTACTCCCTTTTTGTATCCGTCTGTCTGATTGGTGGACCATTGGTTGTCATGGCGATCTGCAACATCAGAATTGTTTTGGAGATATGGCAGAAGAAAAAGAGCATTTACGAGCTGGACAGCGACGGTCACTATTCATCATTGAAGGTCTGGAACGAGACAGTACGCACATCTAAAACTCTCTTCGTCATCTTCACGTTGTTTATGATGTGCTGGACACCGTACGCCGTTGTCATTGCCATTGATATCGGAGACAAACTTTCGATGGAGACTCATCTCTTTGTCACAATGGTTGCACACACGCATTCCAGTCTGAACTTCACCATCTATTTCATCAGCAATCCAAGGTTCCGGCGGTCTGTGTTGGGACTTCTGCGCTGTAGATGTATCCGGGTAGTAAAAGGTCCAGTGTCCCAATCCTCTGAATCCGCGGAAAGAAAAACCCTTGGTATGGTTGTTAACTCCATTTCCCTGTAG